A genomic window from Halogeometricum borinquense DSM 11551 includes:
- a CDS encoding glycosyltransferase family 2 protein, protein MYQGNRVMVGMPAYNEAENIATAVENFLAQNTVDEVVVVDNNSSDNTAELAEEAGATVVSETRQGYGYACQRAFQEMYEHDSDLLVLVEPDGTFVADDIEKLLSYSSDFDFVVGTRTSPQLIWEGANMDPFLRWGNWFVGKLVEVLHNTSNLTDVGCTFRLIKADAYEDIRHRFRIGGSHFSPHMLIEAAREDISMIEIPVNYRSRKGTSKITGERWPAFKLGLVMIWLVVSEWYSDN, encoded by the coding sequence ATGTACCAAGGGAATCGGGTGATGGTCGGGATGCCCGCTTACAATGAGGCGGAGAATATTGCGACCGCAGTGGAGAATTTCTTGGCCCAAAATACGGTTGACGAAGTCGTCGTCGTTGACAATAACTCATCCGATAACACCGCAGAACTTGCTGAAGAGGCTGGCGCGACCGTCGTATCTGAGACGAGACAGGGGTACGGATACGCCTGTCAGCGCGCCTTCCAAGAGATGTACGAACACGACTCAGATCTCCTCGTCCTCGTCGAACCCGACGGGACGTTCGTCGCGGACGATATCGAGAAGTTGCTTTCCTACTCGTCTGACTTCGATTTCGTAGTCGGTACGCGCACATCTCCACAGCTCATCTGGGAGGGTGCAAACATGGACCCGTTCCTCCGGTGGGGAAACTGGTTCGTGGGAAAACTTGTCGAAGTACTGCATAACACGTCGAATCTGACTGACGTAGGATGTACGTTCCGCCTCATCAAAGCTGACGCATACGAGGATATTCGTCACCGATTCCGTATCGGTGGATCGCACTTCTCACCCCACATGCTCATTGAGGCGGCCCGTGAGGACATCTCGATGATAGAGATCCCGGTCAACTATCGCTCGCGGAAGGGGACCTCGAAGATTACGGGTGAACGCTGGCCGGCGTTCAA